A single genomic interval of Aureliella helgolandensis harbors:
- a CDS encoding glycosyltransferase family 2 protein, which produces MPLSHLQELRLDQVLTDDVCRRLGIFAVPTDFRLTVVIPVYNEVNTVLDVIERVRRTKLPLEIIVIDDGSQDGTREKLAGLPAADDLRIILHERNRGKGAALRTGFEHATGTAVVVQDADLEYDPDDFRFLIQPIVEDVADVVYGTRYGHHDRPVPPLWHVFVNRWITRLCNVRTGLYLSDVETCYKVIRRELIQDLAPNLQENRFGIEIELTVKLARKKVRFYERPIRYDRRGFDEGKKIGWRDGVRALYCMLRY; this is translated from the coding sequence TTGCCCTTAAGCCACCTACAAGAGTTGCGTCTAGATCAAGTTCTAACCGATGATGTTTGCCGACGCCTGGGAATCTTTGCGGTACCGACGGACTTTCGATTAACTGTGGTCATTCCAGTCTACAACGAAGTCAATACGGTATTGGATGTGATCGAGCGGGTGCGGCGCACGAAGTTGCCACTTGAAATTATCGTGATTGACGATGGCAGTCAGGATGGCACCCGTGAGAAGCTGGCTGGGCTGCCCGCTGCGGACGATTTAAGAATCATTCTTCACGAGCGGAATCGTGGTAAGGGTGCGGCGCTGAGAACTGGATTCGAGCACGCTACGGGAACGGCCGTGGTCGTTCAAGACGCAGATCTTGAATATGATCCCGATGATTTTCGCTTTCTCATCCAGCCGATTGTTGAGGATGTGGCGGACGTCGTTTATGGAACTCGCTATGGGCATCATGATCGCCCTGTGCCTCCACTGTGGCATGTGTTTGTAAATCGATGGATCACGAGACTCTGCAATGTAAGAACGGGCCTCTACCTGAGTGATGTCGAAACTTGCTATAAAGTGATCCGACGTGAACTGATTCAGGATCTTGCCCCCAATTTGCAAGAGAATCGATTTGGAATCGAGATTGAGTTAACGGTTAAATTAGCTCGCAAGAAGGTGCGGTTCTATGAGCGTCCGATCCGCTACGATCGACGAGGCTTCGATGAAGGTAAAAAAATTGGCTGGAGAGACGGCGTGCGCGCCCTCTACTGCATGCTCCGCTACTGA
- the pduL gene encoding phosphate propanoyltransferase, translated as MPTHTADRQYVESLVRQIVGRVAQASGIQSPPLAVKPELRVSISARHVHLTDAHVEQLFGKGHTLTPGKDLFQDGFYAAKETVMIVGPRKRMLPEVRVLGPTRSFSQVELALTDAISLGIQAPVRHSGKIQGTPGCVLVGPAGAVELSEGVIRAARHVHMSFEEAAYYGVENGDLMTLKVSSPDCSVSFDDLLVRADKAAKLEVHIDTDEGNACNLDAATSIELKPQGDCKCKGH; from the coding sequence ATGCCCACTCACACCGCCGACAGGCAATACGTCGAGAGTTTAGTGCGTCAGATCGTTGGTCGCGTCGCACAAGCCAGTGGTATCCAATCACCACCATTGGCAGTCAAGCCAGAATTGCGCGTTAGCATTTCGGCTCGGCATGTTCATCTGACCGACGCCCACGTGGAGCAACTATTCGGCAAGGGGCACACGCTTACGCCCGGAAAGGATCTTTTCCAAGACGGATTCTATGCGGCCAAAGAAACGGTCATGATTGTCGGCCCACGCAAACGGATGCTTCCTGAAGTTCGCGTCTTGGGACCGACGCGGTCGTTTAGCCAAGTCGAACTCGCGCTCACCGATGCGATTTCCCTGGGCATCCAAGCTCCCGTGCGTCACTCGGGGAAGATCCAAGGCACGCCAGGCTGCGTCCTGGTAGGCCCCGCCGGCGCCGTCGAGCTTTCCGAAGGTGTAATTCGCGCTGCCCGTCACGTCCACATGAGCTTCGAAGAGGCAGCCTACTATGGCGTCGAAAACGGAGACTTGATGACCTTGAAAGTCTCGAGTCCCGACTGCAGTGTATCGTTTGACGACTTGCTGGTGCGCGCCGATAAGGCGGCCAAGCTGGAGGTCCACATCGATACCGACGAAGGCAACGCGTGCAATCTAGACGCGGCCACCTCAATTGAACTGAAACCCCAAGGTGACTGCAAGTGCAAAGGGCACTAG
- a CDS encoding aldehyde dehydrogenase family protein: MQINEDLIRSVVSQVLQEVRGQGSQPGHSHGAEAGRFGQFDCADKAVAAARYAFEQLRSRPMEDRKKAIDHIRRISIDQRVELGTMEMNETKVGRLDHKIAKLESLGKLAPGTEFLTTQAFSGDRGLAVIEHAPFGVIGCITPVTHSLPTITGNAVSMIAGGNTLVVNPHPSGRKVAAEGVRRFNQAIYDDIGIDNLICVIREPTLESAAAIFGNRDVALICVTGGPAVARAALNSGKRAIVAGPGNPPVVVDETADLDRAARCIIQGASFDNNLLCIAEKEVFVVESVFDAMMAAMQRAGAVPLNQAQIAQLTSAAFQEVGEDRHLAPTKALLGQDAVKLAAAAGVTVAPSTELLYGETREEHPFVSIEQMMPFLPFVRCRDIDHGIELAQHYEHGYRHTSIIHSRDVHNMTKMARAMDTTLFVKNGPCMASLGLGGEGYISFSIAGPTGEGVTSPMTFTRERRCSLIDDLWILGDPGTR; this comes from the coding sequence ATGCAAATCAACGAAGATCTCATACGAAGCGTCGTGTCCCAAGTCCTGCAAGAAGTTCGTGGACAAGGTAGCCAACCAGGCCACAGCCATGGAGCGGAAGCTGGACGCTTCGGACAATTTGATTGCGCGGATAAGGCCGTTGCCGCCGCTCGCTATGCCTTCGAACAACTTCGTTCACGCCCCATGGAAGACCGCAAAAAAGCGATTGACCATATTCGCCGCATTTCGATCGACCAGCGCGTCGAGCTCGGCACGATGGAAATGAACGAAACTAAAGTCGGGCGTTTGGACCACAAAATCGCCAAACTTGAAAGCCTCGGTAAACTAGCTCCTGGAACCGAGTTCTTGACGACCCAAGCCTTCAGCGGCGACCGCGGATTGGCTGTTATCGAACATGCGCCGTTTGGAGTAATCGGATGCATCACTCCGGTAACTCACTCGCTGCCCACGATTACCGGTAATGCCGTCAGCATGATTGCTGGTGGCAACACCCTGGTGGTCAATCCGCACCCCAGTGGCCGCAAGGTAGCCGCCGAGGGTGTGCGACGATTCAATCAAGCCATCTACGACGATATCGGTATCGATAACCTCATTTGCGTGATCCGCGAACCGACACTTGAATCGGCCGCCGCGATCTTCGGCAACCGCGATGTAGCGTTAATTTGCGTAACCGGTGGACCAGCGGTCGCCCGTGCCGCCCTCAATAGCGGCAAGCGTGCCATCGTGGCCGGCCCTGGAAATCCTCCCGTAGTCGTGGATGAAACGGCTGACCTGGATCGCGCCGCGCGGTGCATTATCCAAGGTGCATCCTTCGACAACAACCTGCTGTGCATTGCCGAGAAGGAAGTGTTTGTCGTCGAGTCGGTTTTCGATGCCATGATGGCTGCCATGCAGCGTGCTGGAGCCGTTCCACTGAACCAAGCTCAGATTGCCCAGCTCACCTCGGCGGCCTTCCAAGAGGTAGGGGAAGACCGACACCTAGCACCCACCAAAGCTCTGCTTGGGCAAGACGCCGTCAAGCTGGCGGCCGCTGCCGGTGTGACGGTCGCTCCCAGCACTGAATTGCTGTACGGCGAGACTCGAGAGGAGCATCCATTTGTGTCGATTGAGCAGATGATGCCCTTCCTCCCCTTCGTCCGCTGCCGCGATATCGACCACGGCATCGAACTGGCCCAGCATTACGAACACGGCTACCGCCACACCAGCATTATTCACTCGCGCGATGTCCACAACATGACCAAGATGGCGCGTGCCATGGATACGACCCTATTTGTGAAAAACGGTCCTTGCATGGCCTCACTGGGCCTCGGTGGCGAGGGATACATCTCCTTCTCGATCGCCGGTCCAACAGGTGAGGGCGTGACCAGTCCCATGACCTTCACCCGCGAGCGACGCTGCAGCCTGATCGACGACCTGTGGATCCTAGGAGATCCCGGCACCCGCTAG
- a CDS encoding DeoR/GlpR family DNA-binding transcription regulator, with translation MSNGAATDLRRLKLRELIRSQGFVSIPDLRSSLDVSESTIRRDLDFLEAEGEAKRTHGGVFSTGPTSSLGVFETRRAEQWEKKRRIAVAASKLVENHDTLLLDGGSTTYELAKQLVGRPLQVVTNSLPLANLYAASDQIDLVLLGGYVHSRTGVSLGPYANEMLSSLNVQTAVLSIAGADRRGFYNSNLLLVETERAMMDCADRTVIVADSSKFGKCSLARLCGLHKVHVVVSDDDLSEEWQNHLLDAGVELVLAGSDPEHADLANQVGGTTAPENETPKDN, from the coding sequence TTGAGCAACGGGGCCGCCACCGACCTGAGAAGACTCAAGCTCCGGGAGCTAATCCGAAGCCAAGGCTTTGTGTCGATCCCCGATCTGCGTTCAAGTTTGGATGTCAGTGAATCGACCATTCGTCGGGACTTGGATTTCCTGGAAGCGGAGGGGGAGGCGAAGCGGACCCATGGTGGGGTTTTTTCCACTGGCCCGACCTCGTCGCTGGGAGTGTTTGAGACCCGCCGCGCGGAACAATGGGAAAAGAAGAGACGGATCGCCGTAGCGGCAAGTAAGCTGGTAGAGAATCACGACACCCTACTGCTCGACGGGGGCAGCACCACGTACGAGTTGGCCAAGCAGTTGGTAGGACGCCCGTTACAGGTGGTGACCAACTCCCTACCACTCGCCAACCTGTACGCCGCCAGCGACCAGATCGATCTGGTTCTACTTGGTGGATACGTGCACAGCCGGACTGGCGTTTCGCTCGGCCCCTACGCCAACGAGATGCTCAGTAGTCTGAATGTCCAGACAGCCGTCTTGAGCATTGCGGGCGCGGACCGCCGCGGTTTCTACAACAGCAATTTGCTGCTGGTGGAAACCGAGCGAGCGATGATGGACTGTGCCGACCGCACCGTCATCGTGGCCGATAGTAGTAAGTTCGGCAAATGCTCACTGGCGCGATTGTGCGGCTTGCATAAGGTGCACGTGGTAGTTAGCGACGACGATTTGAGCGAAGAGTGGCAGAACCATCTGCTCGACGCAGGCGTGGAGCTGGTGTTGGCTGGTAGCGATCCAGAACATGCCGATCTGGCGAACCAAGTGGGCGGGACCACCGCGCCAGAGAACGAAACACCGAAAGACAATTGA
- a CDS encoding EutN/CcmL family microcompartment protein, which translates to MQVAMIVGTTQSTVKHRTLETHKLLVAQPLLADGVSADGALTLAVDRFGAGIGDRVMLTSDGGAIREMFGVENSPIRWAVLGLVDN; encoded by the coding sequence ATGCAAGTCGCAATGATCGTCGGAACGACCCAATCTACCGTCAAGCACCGGACGCTGGAGACTCACAAGCTGCTAGTGGCCCAACCGCTGCTCGCCGATGGAGTCTCGGCCGACGGCGCGCTGACCCTGGCCGTAGATCGATTCGGGGCCGGTATAGGCGATCGAGTCATGCTCACCAGTGACGGTGGGGCCATTCGTGAAATGTTCGGAGTCGAAAATTCCCCGATCCGTTGGGCCGTTCTAGGCCTCGTGGACAATTGA
- a CDS encoding acetate/propionate family kinase, whose protein sequence is MKVLVANLGSTSFKYRLFDMTPELSGQPAQQLARGGVERIGSPSSPCSVEIGEFQGKMELEVPHHGVAVRACIQQLTDPDNGCLTGPEEIAAIGFKAVHGGRFQGVFRINDEVLDAMEEVSSVAPAHNPPYLAAMRLLASTVPDIALVAAFETDFHQTIPAARHHYALPKAWAEALPIRKWGFHGASHRYIATRSAEILKRSDARVISCHLGGSSSLCAIQSGKSVATTMGMSPQTGLPQNNRVGDLDPFCLPMLMQHTGKNLEEILAALSSEAGLLGLSGGISGDIRDLESAAQNGNADAQLALDVYVAEIRRQFGGMLVALGGCDALVFTGGIGENGASIRTAVCAGLQELGLALDEPKNAATRSSETRIDDGTNRTQIWVLPTNEELIVARQTVAALA, encoded by the coding sequence ATGAAGGTTCTCGTCGCCAACTTAGGCTCTACAAGCTTCAAATACCGCTTGTTCGACATGACTCCAGAATTGTCTGGGCAGCCCGCGCAGCAACTCGCGCGGGGTGGTGTAGAACGCATCGGTTCACCGAGCAGCCCTTGTTCGGTAGAAATTGGAGAGTTCCAAGGAAAGATGGAGCTGGAAGTCCCCCATCACGGAGTCGCAGTCCGCGCTTGCATTCAGCAGCTCACGGACCCAGACAACGGTTGCCTGACGGGGCCAGAAGAGATCGCTGCGATCGGATTCAAAGCGGTGCATGGAGGACGTTTCCAAGGCGTCTTTCGCATCAACGACGAAGTGCTGGATGCCATGGAAGAGGTCAGCTCGGTTGCGCCAGCGCACAATCCGCCCTACTTGGCGGCAATGCGATTGTTGGCTTCAACGGTTCCCGACATCGCCCTGGTAGCTGCCTTCGAAACGGATTTTCACCAGACGATACCCGCCGCGCGGCACCACTACGCCCTTCCTAAAGCCTGGGCCGAAGCGTTGCCGATTCGCAAATGGGGATTCCACGGTGCAAGTCATCGATATATCGCTACAAGAAGCGCCGAAATCCTGAAGCGGTCCGATGCGCGAGTCATTTCGTGCCACCTCGGGGGCTCCAGTAGTCTATGCGCCATCCAAAGCGGCAAGAGTGTGGCCACCACGATGGGCATGAGTCCTCAAACGGGATTGCCTCAAAACAATCGCGTCGGTGACCTCGATCCATTCTGTCTGCCAATGCTCATGCAGCACACCGGCAAGAACCTAGAGGAAATACTGGCAGCACTGTCCAGCGAAGCAGGCCTGCTCGGCCTCTCCGGCGGAATCAGTGGTGACATTCGTGACCTGGAATCGGCCGCTCAGAATGGCAATGCCGATGCCCAACTTGCTCTCGATGTCTACGTGGCTGAAATCCGCAGACAATTCGGTGGCATGCTGGTCGCCTTGGGCGGATGCGATGCCTTGGTCTTCACCGGTGGAATCGGTGAGAACGGAGCCAGTATTCGAACCGCCGTGTGTGCCGGTTTGCAAGAACTGGGGCTGGCCCTCGACGAACCGAAAAATGCTGCCACCCGAAGTAGCGAAACGCGCATCGACGATGGTACCAACCGAACTCAAATTTGGGTTCTACCGACGAACGAAGAGTTGATTGTAGCCCGCCAGACGGTCGCCGCTCTGGCTTAG
- a CDS encoding DUF5658 family protein yields the protein MTREVLEIAPHRVLGIEPGASRREIEAAYHRARQNLGSRSGGPPDWISDLIDQAYQCLNETTESDRQVASAPRRPSPKPALPLQSTAAWRQQLPLQNESTYFILLNVLDIFMTYLLLNFHAVEANPIADYFYQHWGFRGMIAFKLILVAFVCITAQIVARRNLPYARGILWTGIVIVGVVVIYSVRLLAGEIG from the coding sequence ATGACCCGCGAGGTATTAGAGATCGCCCCACATCGGGTACTGGGCATTGAGCCTGGCGCCAGCCGTCGCGAGATTGAAGCGGCGTACCACCGAGCGCGCCAGAATCTCGGCAGCCGCTCTGGCGGCCCCCCAGATTGGATTTCCGACCTTATCGACCAGGCCTACCAATGCTTGAACGAGACGACCGAATCCGACCGCCAAGTCGCAAGTGCTCCCCGCAGGCCCTCCCCCAAGCCGGCGTTGCCACTCCAGTCGACGGCGGCCTGGCGACAACAACTCCCGCTCCAGAACGAGTCGACGTACTTCATCCTGCTGAACGTCCTCGACATTTTCATGACCTACTTGCTACTCAACTTCCATGCAGTCGAGGCGAACCCCATTGCCGACTACTTCTACCAACACTGGGGCTTTCGAGGCATGATTGCATTCAAGCTCATCCTGGTGGCCTTCGTGTGCATCACCGCCCAGATCGTGGCTCGACGCAATCTGCCATACGCGCGCGGAATCCTCTGGACCGGAATTGTGATTGTTGGAGTGGTCGTGATCTATAGCGTCAGGCTGCTAGCTGGCGAAATCGGCTGA
- a CDS encoding BMC domain-containing protein, whose amino-acid sequence MAKISEALGMIETKGFVTLVEAVDAMMKAANVQFLGWDKVGNGLVSAFVAGDVAAVKAATDAGAAAAGRVGEVVSVQVIARPHEDLSKILNVGG is encoded by the coding sequence ATGGCAAAGATTTCGGAAGCGTTGGGAATGATTGAAACCAAGGGTTTTGTAACCCTGGTTGAAGCTGTCGATGCAATGATGAAAGCTGCCAATGTGCAGTTTTTAGGATGGGACAAAGTCGGCAACGGCTTGGTCTCGGCGTTTGTTGCAGGTGACGTAGCGGCTGTAAAAGCAGCCACGGATGCCGGTGCAGCAGCTGCCGGACGAGTCGGTGAAGTGGTGAGCGTGCAAGTCATCGCCCGCCCTCACGAAGACCTATCCAAGATTTTGAACGTCGGCGGCTAG
- a CDS encoding EutN/CcmL family microcompartment protein: MKIYKVLGSVTLSRFHPTFTGARLVAAESADAELLGTPAAENPDLLIVWDALGAGLGAKIAVSDGGEAAQPFRPELKAVDAYCSAILDTVNIDPQTVQQIKFQ, from the coding sequence GTGAAGATTTACAAAGTCCTGGGCAGTGTGACCCTCAGTCGCTTTCACCCAACCTTTACCGGTGCACGGCTGGTCGCGGCCGAGTCGGCAGATGCAGAATTGCTAGGAACCCCAGCCGCAGAAAACCCCGACTTACTGATCGTGTGGGATGCACTAGGAGCCGGATTGGGCGCTAAGATTGCCGTCAGTGACGGAGGCGAAGCGGCCCAACCGTTCCGCCCAGAGCTGAAAGCGGTCGACGCCTATTGCTCCGCTATTCTAGACACCGTCAATATCGATCCCCAGACCGTACAACAGATTAAATTTCAGTAG
- a CDS encoding BMC domain-containing protein → MQQAIGLIETKGLLALVEATDAMVKAANVEIVKRIDIGGGLVTTVVSGDVGSVRAAVEAGASAASQAGDLVSSHIIARPAEGLATAFFG, encoded by the coding sequence ATGCAACAAGCAATTGGACTAATTGAAACCAAGGGACTCCTGGCTTTGGTCGAAGCGACCGACGCGATGGTCAAGGCAGCCAACGTAGAAATCGTTAAGCGAATCGATATCGGCGGTGGACTGGTCACCACGGTCGTCAGCGGCGATGTCGGTAGCGTTCGTGCAGCCGTCGAGGCAGGTGCCAGCGCCGCTTCGCAAGCAGGTGATCTTGTGAGCAGTCACATCATCGCTCGTCCCGCTGAAGGACTTGCCACCGCTTTTTTCGGCTAG
- a CDS encoding class II aldolase/adducin family protein has protein sequence MVNAHKIKQDMCEIGRRIYAKGFAAANDGNITVRISENEVLCTPTMHSKGFLKPEDISTIDMTGKQIAGNKKRSSEALLHLEIYKQRDDIKSVVHCHPPHATAFAVAREPIPQCVLPEVEVFLGDVPITKYETPGGQAFADTIIPFIHKCNVMILANHGTVSFGEDVERAYWWTEILDAYCRILMLSKQLGGVQYLDQTKSKELLELKDKWGFSDPRNTEEYQNCDICANDVFRNTWEASGVERRAFEAPPAMPAMQPAAPPASASGINEEQLIKLITDQVMKQLGK, from the coding sequence ATGGTTAACGCACACAAAATTAAGCAAGACATGTGTGAGATTGGTCGTCGCATTTATGCCAAAGGCTTCGCGGCTGCCAACGATGGCAATATCACCGTCCGCATTAGCGAAAATGAAGTTCTTTGCACGCCCACAATGCACTCCAAAGGATTTCTAAAGCCCGAAGACATTTCGACAATCGACATGACGGGCAAGCAAATTGCCGGCAACAAGAAACGCAGTAGCGAAGCGTTATTGCACTTGGAGATTTACAAGCAACGCGACGACATCAAGTCGGTCGTGCACTGCCACCCACCTCACGCAACCGCCTTCGCCGTTGCCCGCGAACCCATTCCTCAGTGCGTGCTGCCTGAAGTGGAGGTTTTCTTAGGGGATGTCCCCATCACGAAGTACGAAACCCCAGGTGGACAAGCCTTTGCCGATACGATCATTCCGTTCATTCACAAATGCAACGTCATGATCCTTGCCAATCACGGCACGGTTAGCTTCGGTGAGGATGTTGAACGAGCCTATTGGTGGACTGAAATCCTGGATGCCTACTGCCGTATCCTGATGCTGTCCAAACAACTCGGTGGAGTCCAGTACCTGGATCAAACCAAGAGCAAGGAGCTGCTTGAACTGAAGGACAAGTGGGGATTCAGCGACCCGCGAAATACCGAAGAGTACCAAAATTGCGACATTTGTGCCAATGACGTCTTTCGCAATACCTGGGAAGCTTCCGGAGTCGAACGCCGCGCCTTCGAAGCTCCTCCTGCCATGCCTGCCATGCAACCCGCCGCACCACCGGCTTCCGCCTCGGGGATCAATGAAGAGCAGTTGATCAAATTGATTACCGATCAAGTGATGAAACAACTCGGCAAGTAA
- a CDS encoding lactate/malate dehydrogenase family protein, translating into MKVSIIGGGGLVGSCAGFALQCGGVAREIAMLDVNADLAAGQALDIMHGAPSVADQIITSGSYEHIPSSDVVCITAGLRRKPDESRLDLINRNTDLFNQILQQVKAAGLKPTAKVLVVSNPVDILTYLAAKSLGLPESQVLGLGTQLDTIRFCSLISEHLNAPPTQTRALILGEHGDSMVPVWSSATVGGLPLEKYPGWNTNIANQLFTRTKGSGAEVIGKKGGAGFAVGIAIRDVIEAILLDSHKVLPVSSIQTGAYGIRDVALSVPTVVGRDGVVNRIELELWPKEMQGLRNSGAALRPTLDTVLKRVGLA; encoded by the coding sequence ATGAAAGTTAGTATTATTGGTGGTGGTGGTCTGGTCGGTTCGTGCGCCGGATTCGCATTGCAGTGCGGTGGCGTTGCGCGTGAGATCGCAATGTTGGATGTCAATGCAGATCTTGCTGCCGGCCAGGCGCTCGATATTATGCATGGCGCTCCCAGCGTGGCAGATCAAATCATTACGTCCGGATCGTACGAACACATCCCGAGCAGTGATGTGGTTTGCATCACAGCTGGCTTGCGTCGCAAACCGGATGAATCACGGCTGGATCTCATCAATCGCAACACCGACTTGTTCAACCAAATCTTGCAGCAAGTAAAAGCTGCGGGGCTAAAGCCCACGGCCAAGGTGCTCGTGGTGAGCAACCCGGTCGACATTCTGACCTACCTGGCTGCCAAATCACTGGGATTGCCCGAATCGCAAGTCCTCGGCCTGGGTACGCAACTCGACACGATTCGCTTTTGCAGTTTGATTTCCGAACATCTGAACGCTCCTCCGACCCAGACGCGGGCCCTGATCCTCGGCGAGCATGGCGACAGCATGGTCCCGGTCTGGTCGAGCGCAACGGTGGGTGGCTTGCCACTGGAAAAATACCCTGGCTGGAATACGAACATTGCCAACCAACTCTTCACCCGCACCAAGGGCTCTGGAGCCGAGGTCATTGGCAAGAAGGGTGGGGCTGGCTTTGCCGTGGGAATCGCCATTCGCGATGTGATTGAGGCCATTTTGCTCGATAGCCACAAGGTATTGCCGGTGAGTTCGATCCAAACGGGCGCTTACGGCATTCGCGATGTAGCTCTGTCGGTCCCCACAGTGGTCGGTCGCGACGGCGTCGTCAATCGGATCGAGCTTGAGCTCTGGCCGAAGGAGATGCAAGGCCTGCGCAATAGCGGCGCCGCATTGCGTCCCACGCTCGACACGGTCTTGAAACGCGTGGGGTTAGCCTAG
- a CDS encoding MerR family transcriptional regulator: protein MYLTDVDNRNSDAISTDHLYTPAMLAELLHVSVRIIRRWQRSGLLTPTTKIMELPYFDYAELTTAKALARWMQQGVSVQSIEQQLAAFRTRLGAVSVPVRELIQQLPISVDGKSLVLRHGESHIESSGQFRLEFEVETEPDSEQESPATIQFREPSSAAAPGRLGVAGRPAKGAPAVAEEAMIEQAILAEDDGDLETAVDWYRSALAAYGPKADTCFQVAELLYRQGDLCGARERYFTALELNPDLVEARANLGCVLAECGQADLAVAAFEGALEQYADYADVHFHLARALDDSGHAIQAAEHWMRFLELAPDSPWADEAKQRIQATAPMLDM, encoded by the coding sequence GTGTACCTAACAGACGTGGACAATCGGAATTCAGATGCCATCAGCACCGACCATCTTTACACGCCTGCCATGTTGGCCGAGTTGCTGCACGTCTCGGTTCGAATTATTCGACGGTGGCAACGCAGTGGCTTGCTGACTCCAACCACCAAGATCATGGAGTTGCCCTACTTCGATTACGCGGAGTTGACGACGGCCAAGGCGCTAGCGCGGTGGATGCAGCAAGGGGTATCGGTCCAATCGATTGAGCAGCAGTTGGCCGCGTTTCGCACGCGGCTTGGCGCGGTTTCCGTTCCGGTTCGAGAGTTGATTCAGCAGCTGCCGATTTCGGTCGATGGTAAATCCTTAGTATTGCGGCATGGAGAATCGCACATTGAATCCTCCGGCCAATTCCGACTTGAATTCGAGGTGGAGACGGAGCCGGATTCCGAGCAGGAGAGCCCGGCCACGATTCAGTTTCGCGAACCCTCCAGTGCGGCGGCTCCGGGGAGGTTGGGGGTTGCAGGTCGGCCAGCCAAGGGCGCACCTGCAGTCGCAGAGGAGGCTATGATTGAGCAAGCCATTCTGGCGGAAGATGACGGGGATTTAGAGACGGCCGTCGACTGGTATCGATCCGCGCTCGCCGCCTATGGCCCCAAGGCCGATACCTGTTTCCAGGTCGCCGAACTGCTTTATCGGCAAGGGGATTTATGCGGGGCGCGAGAACGCTATTTCACGGCGCTCGAATTGAATCCGGATTTGGTGGAAGCACGCGCCAATCTCGGTTGCGTGCTGGCGGAGTGTGGGCAGGCTGATTTGGCGGTAGCCGCATTCGAAGGAGCGCTGGAGCAGTACGCGGATTATGCGGATGTCCACTTCCACCTCGCCCGCGCATTGGACGACTCCGGTCACGCGATTCAAGCAGCCGAGCATTGGATGCGATTCCTAGAGCTTGCGCCCGACAGCCCTTGGGCCGATGAGGCGAAGCAGCGAATTCAGGCCACCGCTCCGATGCTCGATATGTAG
- a CDS encoding EutN/CcmL family microcompartment protein, translated as MFVAKVTGSIISTTKVDSMRGQKLLVVEPYRLESNKRDQLVTTGRTFVAVDTLGAGVNDFVLIVQGSSARFTPETQKLPIDCVVIGIVDSVNIEKQDVYNRKSN; from the coding sequence ATGTTTGTTGCCAAAGTAACCGGATCGATCATTTCGACCACCAAGGTCGATTCAATGCGCGGTCAAAAACTGCTGGTTGTCGAACCCTATCGGCTCGAATCCAACAAGCGCGATCAACTGGTCACTACGGGGCGTACTTTTGTAGCGGTCGACACCCTGGGCGCTGGCGTCAACGACTTCGTCTTGATCGTCCAAGGCAGCAGCGCTCGCTTTACGCCCGAAACTCAGAAACTACCAATCGACTGTGTCGTCATTGGGATTGTGGACTCGGTCAATATTGAAAAACAAGACGTCTACAATCGCAAATCCAATTGA